The following are from one region of the Angustibacter sp. Root456 genome:
- the tsaE gene encoding tRNA (adenosine(37)-N6)-threonylcarbamoyltransferase complex ATPase subunit type 1 TsaE: MHALGRRLAELLRAGDLVVLTGDLGSGKTTLTQGLGEGLGVRGPVTSPTFVIARVHPSEVDGPPLVHVDAYRLGSIAEVDDLDLDASLEECVTVVEWGQGLVDELAPARLEVAITRPRGEAPAGAAAHADDDGDAEQEAADDVDEPRTVVVDGVGERWDGVRWQA, from the coding sequence ATGCACGCGCTCGGGCGGCGGCTCGCGGAGCTGCTGCGCGCCGGCGACCTCGTCGTGCTCACCGGCGACCTGGGGTCGGGCAAGACGACGCTCACCCAGGGGCTCGGCGAGGGCCTCGGGGTGCGAGGCCCAGTGACCTCGCCCACCTTCGTCATCGCGCGGGTGCATCCCAGCGAGGTCGACGGCCCACCCCTCGTGCACGTCGACGCCTACCGGCTCGGCTCGATCGCCGAGGTCGACGACCTCGACCTCGACGCCAGCCTCGAGGAGTGCGTCACCGTGGTCGAGTGGGGCCAGGGCCTGGTCGACGAGCTCGCCCCCGCCCGGTTGGAGGTGGCGATCACCCGGCCCCGCGGGGAGGCGCCGGCCGGTGCCGCGGCGCACGCGGACGACGACGGTGACGCCGAGCAGGAGGCGGCCGACGACGTCGACGAGCCCCGCACGGTCGTGGTCGACGGCGTCGGCGAGCGGTGGGACGGCGTGCGGTGGCAGGCGTGA
- a CDS encoding SGNH/GDSL hydrolase family protein: MSSQRLRRGERGAGTVEYVGISTLLAVVVALLLVTPLGDRASSVLSRAVCQVTGGSHCVATALADPSLSPYEKAVAGRYVAMGDSFSSGEGAGAYDPPTDRDDRGFADWMDSHLWWPGDREPKYHNGCHRSGNAYGEIVAGSNDFAGGSSFVACSGAEIHELTEPNGGQSDEAAQEDALGDDTSLVTFSIGGNDMGFADILSDCVLDGLTCEDKNEATFQQRLVAKKRELEDTYRRIRQKAPNARIIVVGYPRLFPADPSNSYRNLLFADDQRWMNAKADELDEMLRAAARDSGANVEFVDPRGAFAGHGIGSADPWFNDLSFQANGFTPVNPGSFHPNAAGQRALARLVQEQLGHP; the protein is encoded by the coding sequence ATGAGCTCGCAGCGCCTGCGCCGGGGTGAGCGCGGCGCCGGCACCGTCGAGTACGTCGGCATCTCGACGCTCCTCGCGGTGGTCGTGGCGCTGCTGCTGGTCACCCCGCTCGGTGACCGGGCGTCGTCCGTGCTGTCCCGAGCGGTCTGCCAGGTCACCGGCGGCAGCCACTGCGTGGCGACGGCGCTCGCCGACCCGTCGCTGTCGCCGTACGAGAAGGCGGTGGCCGGCCGCTACGTGGCCATGGGTGACAGCTTCTCGTCGGGGGAGGGAGCTGGGGCCTACGACCCGCCCACCGACCGGGACGACCGGGGGTTCGCCGACTGGATGGACTCGCACCTGTGGTGGCCGGGCGACCGCGAACCCAAGTACCACAACGGGTGTCACCGCTCTGGCAACGCCTACGGCGAGATCGTCGCCGGCTCGAACGACTTCGCCGGGGGCTCGAGCTTCGTGGCGTGCTCGGGTGCGGAGATCCACGAGCTCACCGAGCCCAACGGCGGCCAGAGCGACGAGGCGGCGCAGGAGGACGCCCTGGGCGACGACACGAGCCTGGTCACGTTCTCCATCGGCGGCAACGACATGGGGTTCGCCGACATCCTGTCGGACTGCGTGCTCGACGGTCTGACGTGCGAGGACAAGAACGAGGCGACGTTCCAGCAGCGGCTCGTGGCGAAGAAGCGCGAGCTCGAGGACACCTACCGCCGGATCCGCCAGAAGGCACCCAACGCCCGCATCATCGTCGTGGGATACCCGCGCCTGTTCCCCGCCGACCCGTCGAACAGCTACCGCAACCTGCTGTTCGCTGACGACCAGCGGTGGATGAACGCCAAGGCCGACGAGCTCGACGAGATGCTGCGGGCGGCGGCGCGCGACAGCGGCGCGAACGTGGAGTTCGTCGATCCTCGCGGGGCGTTCGCGGGGCACGGGATCGGCAGCGCCGACCCGTGGTTCAACGACCTGTCGTTCCAGGCCAACGGGTTCACGCCGGTCAACCCGGGCAGCTTCCACCCGAACGCGGCCGGCCAGCGGGCGCTGGCCCGGTTGGTGCAGGAGCAGCTGGGGCACCCGTAG
- a CDS encoding alpha/beta fold hydrolase, with translation MRSPSKALIGAGAGLAAAGVGAALGLAAERWTAGRARQAGVGEAYGSLRGVPQRVVADDGTRLYVEVDEPEHFGGRAPRRGSDEAVTVVFSHGFCLNQDIWHFQRQWLRGRFRLVFWDQRGHGRSETGPSEHYTVDQCGADLRAVIEATTPSGPLVLVGHSMGGMTVMALSAEHPDLVRERVLGAALVATSSGGLGEVSWGMHESVARLAHRVAPVALVGLTRAPRLVDRTRRIGSDLEQLMVKRYSYASDVPPELVRFTAAMIAATPIDVVSGFLPGFDIHDKAEALAVLDGIEALVLSGADDLLTPPDHSEAIVRRLPGAEHVVVPDAGHMVMLEHPDVVNLHLGELLERSTRS, from the coding sequence GTGAGGTCCCCCTCGAAGGCGCTCATCGGGGCGGGCGCGGGACTCGCCGCCGCCGGCGTCGGGGCGGCGCTGGGCCTGGCCGCCGAGCGCTGGACCGCAGGACGAGCCCGCCAGGCCGGCGTCGGCGAGGCGTACGGCAGCCTGCGCGGCGTGCCGCAGCGCGTGGTAGCCGACGACGGCACTCGCCTGTACGTCGAGGTCGACGAGCCCGAGCACTTCGGTGGCCGCGCGCCACGCCGCGGTTCCGACGAGGCCGTCACCGTCGTGTTCAGCCACGGCTTCTGCCTCAACCAGGACATCTGGCACTTCCAGCGTCAGTGGCTGCGCGGCCGGTTCCGGCTGGTCTTCTGGGACCAGCGCGGCCACGGACGTTCCGAGACCGGCCCGAGCGAGCACTACACGGTCGACCAGTGCGGCGCCGACCTGCGCGCCGTGATCGAGGCCACCACGCCGTCCGGGCCGCTCGTGCTCGTGGGCCACTCCATGGGCGGCATGACCGTCATGGCGCTGTCCGCTGAGCACCCCGACCTCGTGCGCGAGCGGGTGCTCGGTGCGGCGCTGGTGGCCACGAGCTCTGGTGGGCTCGGTGAGGTGAGCTGGGGCATGCACGAGTCCGTCGCCCGCCTGGCGCACCGGGTGGCCCCCGTCGCGCTGGTGGGGCTCACCCGGGCGCCGCGCCTGGTCGACCGCACCCGGCGCATCGGCAGCGACCTCGAGCAGCTCATGGTCAAGCGCTACTCCTACGCCTCCGACGTCCCGCCCGAGCTCGTGCGGTTCACCGCCGCGATGATCGCCGCGACGCCCATCGACGTCGTCTCCGGCTTCCTGCCGGGCTTCGACATCCACGACAAGGCCGAGGCGCTCGCCGTCCTCGACGGGATCGAGGCGCTGGTGCTCTCGGGGGCCGACGACCTGCTCACCCCGCCCGACCACAGCGAGGCCATCGTGCGCCGCCTCCCCGGAGCCGAGCACGTCGTGGTCCCCGACGCCGGGCACATGGTGATGCTCGAGCACCCCGACGTCGTCAACCTGCACCTCGGTGAGCTCCTGGAGCGCTCCACCCGCTCCTAG
- the alr gene encoding alanine racemase, with protein sequence MSDPTGPVLPAEAVVDLGAVRSNVAALREHAASAEVMAVVKADAYGHGLVPSARAARAGGATWLGVAQLAEGLALRRAGDTGRLLSWLHVPGDDFGGALTADIDLSASAPWALDEIAAAARATGGTARVHLKIDTGLSRGGATADQWTDLVEHALRLQAEGCLEAVGVWSHLAWADAPQHPTVARQREAFDAALEIAGRRGLTPQVRHLANSAATLTSPALHYDLVRPGLAVYGLSPVPDLGSPADFGLRPAMTLQGRLALVKAVPAGSGVSYGHAYTTPADTTLALVPLGYGDGLPRAASNVGPLQVAGRRHTIAGRVCMDQVVVDLGDRPDVAQVRAGDPVVVFGDAGRGEPTAQDWAEAVDTISYEIVTRIGSRVPRRYVEEES encoded by the coding sequence ATGAGCGACCCCACCGGCCCCGTGCTGCCTGCCGAGGCGGTCGTCGACCTGGGTGCGGTGCGGTCGAACGTCGCGGCCCTGCGTGAGCACGCCGCGTCGGCCGAGGTGATGGCCGTCGTGAAGGCCGACGCCTACGGCCACGGGCTGGTGCCCAGCGCTCGCGCCGCGCGGGCCGGCGGGGCCACCTGGCTGGGGGTCGCGCAGCTCGCCGAGGGTCTCGCGCTGCGCCGGGCCGGTGACACCGGGCGCCTGCTGTCGTGGCTGCACGTGCCCGGCGACGACTTCGGCGGTGCCCTCACGGCTGACATCGACCTCAGCGCCAGCGCACCCTGGGCGCTGGACGAGATCGCCGCCGCCGCCCGCGCCACCGGCGGCACCGCCCGCGTGCACCTGAAGATCGACACCGGCTTGTCGCGCGGTGGAGCGACGGCCGACCAGTGGACCGACCTGGTCGAGCACGCCCTGAGGCTGCAGGCCGAGGGCTGCCTGGAGGCCGTCGGCGTCTGGTCGCACCTGGCCTGGGCGGACGCGCCCCAGCACCCGACGGTCGCCCGGCAGCGGGAGGCGTTCGACGCGGCGCTCGAGATCGCGGGCCGGCGGGGGCTGACGCCCCAGGTGCGCCACCTCGCCAACTCCGCCGCGACGCTCACGAGCCCGGCGCTGCACTACGACCTGGTGCGCCCCGGCCTCGCCGTCTACGGCCTGTCTCCCGTGCCCGACCTCGGCTCGCCGGCGGACTTCGGGCTGCGTCCTGCGATGACGCTGCAGGGCCGCCTCGCGCTCGTGAAGGCCGTTCCTGCCGGGTCGGGCGTGTCGTACGGCCACGCGTACACGACCCCGGCTGACACCACGCTCGCGCTCGTGCCCCTGGGTTACGGCGACGGACTGCCCCGCGCTGCCTCGAACGTCGGTCCGCTGCAGGTCGCGGGCCGCCGGCACACCATCGCCGGCCGCGTCTGCATGGACCAGGTGGTCGTCGACCTCGGCGACCGGCCCGACGTCGCGCAGGTGCGCGCGGGCGACCCCGTCGTCGTGTTCGGAGACGCCGGGCGCGGCGAGCCGACCGCGCAGGACTGGGCCGAGGCCGTCGACACCATCTCCTACGAGATCGTCACGCGCATCGGCTCACGGGTGCCTCGCCGGTACGTGGAGGAGGAGTCGTGA
- a CDS encoding NAD(P)H-hydrate epimerase has product MIRAHRVDDVRRAEAAALRRVPDGALMQRAAAALATAVAGELAASGRPGRSGVYGARVVLLVGPGSNGGDALHAGARLARRGARVDAVTVADAVHAEGAGALRRAGGTAAAVTGDALAQLLDRADVVVDGVLGIGGRPGLTGAAAEAVQAIPPHATVVAVDLPSGVGPDDGSVPGVAVRADVTVTFGTAKPALLLPPAAQHAGRLHVVDIGLEPAVLGPAAVARLESTDLAAAWPWPDAGDDKYRRGVLGVVAGGSTYTGAAVLATGAAVRSGAGMVRYIGPQAPTDLVRSHWPQVVPGEGRVQAWAVGSGVDPADDQQRPHLEAALASDLPCLVDAGALELVQRRTAPTLLTPHAGELARLLSRLEGRDCSRAQVEAAPLEHARRAADALGATVLLKGAVTLVVPPDGATVLAQDDGPAWLASAGSGDVLAGLAGTLLAAGVEPALAGAVAAAVHGRAGALASSGGPLDAVRLLDELPAAVRDLARC; this is encoded by the coding sequence ATGATCCGCGCCCACCGCGTCGACGACGTCCGCCGAGCCGAGGCGGCGGCCTTGCGCCGCGTGCCCGACGGCGCGCTGATGCAGCGCGCCGCCGCGGCCCTCGCGACGGCAGTGGCCGGCGAGCTGGCGGCGTCGGGCCGCCCGGGTCGCAGCGGGGTGTACGGCGCCCGCGTCGTGCTGCTCGTCGGGCCGGGCTCGAACGGTGGTGACGCCCTGCACGCCGGAGCGCGGCTGGCCCGGCGCGGAGCGCGCGTCGACGCCGTGACGGTCGCCGACGCTGTCCACGCCGAGGGCGCCGGCGCCTTGCGGCGGGCCGGCGGCACCGCCGCGGCCGTCACCGGCGACGCGCTCGCTCAGCTGCTCGACCGGGCCGACGTCGTCGTCGACGGCGTCCTCGGTATCGGTGGGCGTCCGGGCCTCACCGGCGCGGCGGCCGAGGCGGTGCAGGCCATCCCACCGCACGCCACGGTGGTGGCGGTCGACCTGCCGAGCGGCGTGGGCCCGGACGACGGCAGCGTGCCAGGCGTCGCCGTCCGCGCCGACGTCACGGTGACCTTCGGCACTGCCAAGCCTGCGCTCCTGCTGCCTCCCGCAGCCCAGCACGCCGGGCGCCTGCACGTCGTCGACATCGGGCTGGAGCCGGCCGTCCTCGGCCCTGCGGCCGTCGCCCGCCTGGAGTCGACCGACCTGGCCGCTGCCTGGCCGTGGCCCGACGCGGGCGACGACAAGTACCGCCGCGGGGTGCTGGGTGTGGTGGCCGGCGGCTCGACGTACACGGGCGCGGCCGTGCTGGCCACCGGGGCCGCGGTGCGCTCCGGGGCGGGCATGGTGCGCTACATCGGCCCCCAGGCGCCCACCGACCTCGTCCGCTCGCACTGGCCCCAGGTCGTGCCGGGCGAGGGGCGCGTGCAGGCCTGGGCCGTCGGGTCGGGCGTCGACCCCGCCGACGACCAGCAGCGACCACACCTCGAGGCAGCGCTCGCCAGCGACCTGCCGTGCCTGGTCGACGCCGGTGCGCTCGAGCTGGTGCAGCGGCGCACCGCCCCCACGCTGCTCACGCCCCACGCCGGTGAGCTCGCCCGCCTGCTGAGCCGGCTGGAGGGCCGGGACTGCTCGCGCGCGCAGGTCGAGGCGGCGCCGCTCGAGCACGCGCGGCGCGCTGCCGACGCGCTCGGTGCCACCGTGCTGCTCAAGGGTGCGGTGACGCTCGTCGTCCCCCCGGACGGCGCCACCGTGCTCGCGCAGGACGACGGCCCGGCCTGGCTCGCCAGCGCGGGCTCGGGTGACGTGCTGGCCGGCCTCGCCGGCACGCTGCTCGCGGCCGGCGTGGAGCCCGCGCTCGCCGGCGCGGTGGCTGCCGCGGTGCACGGCCGGGCCGGCGCGCTGGCCAGCTCGGGAGGCCCGCTGGACGCCGTCCGGCTGCTCGACGAGCTTCCCGCTGCCGTGCGTGACCTCGCGCGCTGCTGA
- a CDS encoding holo-ACP synthase produces the protein MIVGVGIDVVDIERFGRTLEATPRLGERLFTPGERELPLASLAARFAAKEALAKALGAPVGLHWHDATVVRHDSGRPELVVTGTVQARADELGVATLHLSMSHDAGVASAVVIAESP, from the coding sequence GTGATCGTGGGCGTCGGCATCGACGTCGTCGACATCGAGCGGTTCGGTCGCACGCTCGAGGCGACGCCGCGCTTGGGCGAGCGCCTGTTCACGCCGGGGGAGCGTGAGCTGCCGCTCGCTTCGCTGGCGGCTCGGTTCGCGGCCAAGGAGGCCCTGGCCAAGGCCCTCGGCGCGCCCGTCGGCCTGCACTGGCACGACGCCACGGTGGTGCGGCACGACTCCGGGCGCCCCGAGCTCGTCGTCACCGGCACCGTGCAGGCTCGCGCCGACGAGCTGGGGGTCGCGACCCTGCACCTGTCGATGTCGCACGACGCCGGTGTGGCCAGCGCGGTCGTGATCGCCGAGTCGCCATGA
- the glmS gene encoding glutamine--fructose-6-phosphate transaminase (isomerizing), producing MCGIVGYTGPAGGVDALDVVLEGLRRMEYRGYDSAGVVIQSADGLATEKRAGKLANLEKALSDHPLPPGVTGIGHTRWATHGAPNDENAHPHLGGGGRLALVHNGIIENFAALKAELVADGVEFASQTDTEVAAHLVSRAYDELGDLTDAMRAVCNRLEGAFTLLAVHADAPGVVVGARRNSPLVVGRGQGANFLGSDVAAFIQHTREAIELGQDQVVTITPDSIDIVDFAGQPAVTKEYHVDWDASAAEKGGYPNFMMKEIEEQPHAVADTLLGRTDAEGHLVLDELRIPEQLLRAVDKIVVIACGTASYAGQVAKYAIEHWCRVPCEVELASEFRYRDPVVNEKTLVVAISQSGETMDTLMAMRHAREQGAKVVAICNTHGSTIPREADAVIYTHAGPEVAVASTKAFLAQITACYLLGLYLAQLRGNKFEDEVREMMHQLAQVPQQIQQVLDTIEPVRALGREMADAKVVLFLGRHVGYPVALEGALKLKELAYIHAEGFAAGELKHGPIALIEEGLPVFVVVPSPRGRDSLHSKVVSNIQEIRARGARTIVIAEEGDDDVVPYADTVIRVPQTPTLLAPLVTTVPLQVFACELAMAKGHDVDQPRNLAKSVTVE from the coding sequence ATGTGCGGAATCGTCGGGTACACCGGTCCAGCAGGCGGCGTGGACGCCCTCGACGTCGTGCTCGAGGGGCTGCGGCGGATGGAGTACCGCGGCTACGACTCGGCGGGCGTCGTCATCCAGTCCGCGGACGGTCTGGCCACCGAGAAGCGGGCCGGCAAGCTCGCCAACCTCGAGAAGGCGCTGTCGGACCACCCGCTGCCGCCCGGAGTGACGGGCATCGGACACACCCGCTGGGCCACGCACGGCGCGCCGAACGACGAGAACGCGCACCCGCACCTCGGTGGTGGCGGGCGGCTGGCGCTGGTGCACAACGGGATCATCGAGAACTTCGCCGCGCTCAAGGCCGAGCTGGTCGCCGACGGTGTCGAGTTCGCCTCGCAGACCGACACCGAGGTCGCGGCGCACCTCGTGAGCCGCGCGTACGACGAGCTGGGCGACCTCACCGACGCCATGCGCGCCGTGTGCAACCGCCTCGAGGGCGCGTTCACGCTGCTCGCAGTGCACGCGGACGCCCCTGGCGTCGTCGTCGGCGCCCGCCGCAACTCCCCGCTCGTCGTCGGTCGCGGCCAGGGCGCGAACTTCCTGGGTTCGGACGTCGCCGCGTTCATCCAGCACACCCGCGAGGCGATCGAGCTCGGCCAGGACCAGGTCGTCACGATCACGCCCGACTCCATCGACATCGTGGACTTCGCCGGGCAGCCGGCGGTCACGAAGGAGTACCACGTCGACTGGGACGCCTCGGCCGCCGAGAAGGGTGGCTACCCGAACTTCATGATGAAGGAGATCGAGGAGCAGCCCCACGCCGTCGCCGACACCCTCCTCGGCCGCACGGACGCCGAGGGCCACCTCGTGCTCGACGAGCTGCGCATCCCGGAGCAGCTGCTGCGCGCGGTCGACAAGATCGTCGTCATCGCCTGCGGCACCGCGTCGTACGCCGGTCAGGTCGCCAAATACGCGATCGAGCACTGGTGCCGCGTGCCTTGCGAGGTCGAGCTCGCGAGCGAGTTCCGCTACCGCGACCCGGTGGTCAACGAGAAGACGCTCGTCGTGGCCATCTCGCAGTCCGGCGAGACCATGGACACCCTCATGGCCATGCGGCACGCCCGCGAGCAGGGGGCCAAGGTCGTCGCGATCTGCAACACCCACGGCTCGACCATCCCGCGGGAGGCCGACGCCGTGATCTACACCCACGCCGGCCCCGAGGTCGCCGTCGCCTCGACCAAGGCGTTCCTCGCCCAGATCACCGCCTGCTACCTGCTCGGCCTCTACCTCGCGCAGCTGCGCGGAAACAAGTTCGAGGACGAGGTGCGCGAGATGATGCACCAGCTCGCGCAGGTGCCCCAGCAGATCCAGCAGGTGCTCGACACCATCGAGCCGGTGCGGGCGCTCGGCCGCGAGATGGCCGACGCCAAGGTCGTGCTCTTCCTCGGCCGGCACGTCGGCTACCCCGTCGCCCTCGAGGGTGCGCTGAAGCTCAAGGAGCTCGCGTACATCCACGCCGAGGGCTTCGCCGCGGGTGAGCTGAAGCACGGCCCGATCGCGCTGATCGAGGAGGGGCTGCCGGTCTTCGTCGTCGTGCCCTCGCCGCGAGGACGCGACTCGCTGCACAGCAAGGTCGTGTCGAACATCCAGGAGATCCGGGCCCGCGGCGCCCGCACGATCGTCATCGCCGAGGAGGGCGACGACGACGTCGTGCCGTACGCCGACACGGTGATCCGGGTGCCGCAGACCCCCACGTTGCTCGCGCCGCTCGTCACCACCGTGCCGCTGCAGGTGTTCGCCTGCGAGCTCGCGATGGCCAAGGGCCACGACGTCGACCAGCCGCGCAACCTGGCCAAGTCGGTCACGGTCGAGTAG
- the coaA gene encoding type I pantothenate kinase, with the protein MGSRVALPVVANGNGASLPSPYVELDRAAWAALRAQTPLTLSASDVDRIEGLGDRVDLREVEDVYLPLSRLLNLYVRGAGQLHRVTSEFLGERAARVPFVIGVAGSVAVGKSTTARLLRDLLSTWPETPKVELVTTDGFLLPNAELERRDLLHRKGFPESYDRRALLRFVAAVKSGRPEVSAPVYSHLTYDIVPGEQAVVHQPDVLIVEGLNVLQPPRVDAQGRAGVAVSDFFDFSVYVDAKTDDVRRWYVDRFLRLRRTAFADPSSYFHRYAVLSDDEAVETALAIWARTNEPNLVANVRPTRGRATLVLTKGPDHAVTRVRLRKS; encoded by the coding sequence ATGGGCTCAAGGGTAGCCTTGCCCGTCGTGGCCAACGGCAACGGCGCCAGCCTGCCCTCACCGTACGTCGAGCTCGACCGTGCGGCGTGGGCCGCGCTCCGCGCTCAGACGCCCCTGACGCTGAGCGCCTCCGACGTCGACCGCATCGAGGGCCTCGGCGACCGGGTCGACCTGCGGGAGGTCGAGGACGTCTACCTGCCGCTCTCGCGGCTGCTCAACCTCTACGTGCGCGGGGCCGGGCAGCTGCACCGGGTGACGTCGGAGTTCCTGGGCGAGCGCGCGGCCCGCGTGCCGTTCGTCATCGGCGTCGCCGGCTCGGTGGCGGTGGGCAAGTCGACCACCGCCCGGCTCCTGCGCGACCTGCTCTCGACGTGGCCCGAGACCCCGAAGGTCGAGCTGGTCACGACCGACGGGTTCCTGCTGCCGAACGCCGAGCTCGAGCGACGCGACCTGTTGCACCGCAAGGGCTTTCCGGAGTCCTACGACCGACGGGCCCTGCTGCGCTTCGTGGCCGCCGTGAAGTCCGGACGGCCGGAGGTGAGCGCGCCGGTGTACTCCCACCTCACCTACGACATCGTGCCGGGCGAGCAGGCGGTGGTGCACCAGCCCGACGTCCTCATCGTCGAGGGACTCAACGTCCTGCAGCCGCCGCGGGTCGACGCCCAGGGACGGGCCGGCGTCGCGGTGAGCGACTTCTTCGACTTCTCCGTCTACGTCGATGCCAAGACCGACGACGTCCGCCGCTGGTACGTCGACCGCTTCCTGCGCCTGCGCCGTACGGCGTTCGCCGACCCGTCGTCGTACTTCCACCGGTACGCCGTGCTGTCGGACGACGAGGCCGTCGAGACGGCCCTGGCGATCTGGGCGCGCACCAACGAGCCGAACCTCGTCGCGAACGTCCGGCCCACGCGGGGCCGGGCCACCCTCGTGCTGACCAAGGGCCCTGACCACGCCGTCACGCGCGTGCGCCTGCGCAAGTCCTGA
- a CDS encoding GNAT family N-acetyltransferase has protein sequence MQTSAAPDLQIVDLDPLTDDTLLDAWVAVGVESSRHEFGDRQTRYSAQEIRARQREVTDRRIELLAARVGEAVVGQVTLHLPLKDNLHFAHGDVTVHPDWRRRGIGSALLAEVEQRARQAGRTSLSIESEAAVGHADPAESFAPARGYRAALADLRSDLDLPDDLEPLLRDLETDARAHSAGYDVLTWWDGVPEEWLDQRAVLSARMSTDAPLGDLAVEEEVWDAERVRALYRVARAQGRRVVETVAVHRETGQAVAFTNLGIAEHTPQMAYQWDTLVLAEHRGHRLGQLVKAANLRALRAGLPEVRRVVTWNAESNAPMLRVNRALGFQPVGRMVEWQKSLT, from the coding sequence GTGCAGACCTCAGCCGCGCCCGACCTGCAGATCGTCGACCTCGACCCCCTCACCGATGACACCCTGCTCGACGCCTGGGTCGCCGTCGGCGTCGAGAGCAGCCGCCACGAGTTCGGTGACCGCCAGACGCGCTACTCGGCGCAGGAGATCCGCGCGCGCCAGCGTGAGGTGACCGACCGCCGGATCGAGCTGCTCGCGGCCCGCGTCGGCGAGGCGGTCGTGGGGCAGGTGACGCTCCACCTGCCGCTCAAGGACAACCTGCACTTCGCGCACGGTGACGTCACGGTGCACCCGGACTGGCGGCGGCGCGGCATCGGCAGCGCGCTGCTGGCCGAGGTCGAGCAGCGCGCTCGGCAGGCGGGTCGCACGTCGCTGTCGATCGAGAGCGAGGCCGCGGTCGGCCACGCCGACCCCGCCGAGTCCTTCGCACCGGCCCGCGGCTACCGGGCCGCGCTGGCCGACCTGCGCAGCGACCTCGACCTGCCGGACGACCTCGAGCCGCTGCTGCGCGACCTCGAGACCGATGCGCGGGCTCACTCGGCCGGCTACGACGTCCTCACCTGGTGGGACGGCGTGCCCGAGGAGTGGCTCGACCAGCGGGCCGTGCTGTCGGCGCGCATGTCGACCGACGCCCCGCTCGGCGACCTGGCCGTCGAGGAGGAGGTCTGGGACGCCGAGCGCGTGCGCGCGCTCTACCGCGTCGCCCGGGCGCAGGGCCGCCGGGTGGTCGAGACGGTCGCCGTGCACCGCGAGACCGGGCAGGCCGTCGCCTTCACCAACCTCGGCATCGCCGAGCACACCCCGCAGATGGCCTACCAGTGGGACACCCTGGTGCTGGCCGAGCACCGTGGCCACCGGCTCGGTCAGCTCGTGAAGGCCGCCAACCTGAGGGCGCTGCGCGCAGGGCTGCCCGAGGTGCGCCGGGTCGTGACCTGGAACGCCGAGTCCAACGCGCCCATGCTGCGGGTCAACCGCGCGCTGGGCTTCCAGCCCGTGGGCCGCATGGTCGAGTGGCAGAAGTCACTCACCTGA
- a CDS encoding DUF389 domain-containing protein translates to MLHLRLAVPASIREEVERFLVEDPRVTNVTVLPGASRDPAGDAMSCDVAREAASDVLARLRALGLDDGGTVAIQEVAASPSQAARDAERAAPGSPDDGVVWDLVTDTAYDQVRPSWTYYAFLTLATLIAGVAVVLDSPILVVGAMVVGPEFAVVAALALGVVLREGRLVWGSVRLLVQGFVAAIAITAVCGLLAAAIGWVDASSLTRPRPLTGFIWKPDHWSVTVALLAGVAGTLSLTAGRTNALVGVFISVTTVPAAGNLALALALWVPAEMAGASAQLAVNLAGMVLAGAVTLLVQRVLWRRAGLRIHVAGRGQVTRR, encoded by the coding sequence GTGCTGCACCTGCGACTGGCCGTGCCGGCGTCCATCCGTGAGGAGGTGGAGCGCTTCCTCGTGGAGGATCCGCGAGTCACCAACGTCACGGTGCTGCCCGGCGCGTCCCGTGATCCCGCGGGTGACGCGATGTCGTGCGACGTCGCGCGCGAGGCGGCGAGCGACGTCCTGGCGCGGCTGCGGGCGCTCGGCCTGGACGACGGCGGCACCGTCGCGATCCAGGAGGTGGCCGCCTCGCCGTCCCAGGCGGCCCGCGACGCCGAGCGCGCCGCACCTGGCAGCCCGGACGACGGCGTGGTCTGGGACCTCGTCACCGACACCGCCTACGACCAGGTGCGGCCCTCGTGGACGTACTACGCGTTCCTCACCCTGGCCACGCTCATCGCGGGCGTCGCCGTAGTGCTCGACTCCCCCATCCTCGTCGTGGGCGCGATGGTCGTGGGGCCGGAGTTCGCGGTGGTCGCGGCGCTGGCGCTCGGCGTGGTGCTGCGTGAAGGACGCCTGGTGTGGGGCAGCGTGCGCCTGCTGGTGCAGGGCTTCGTCGCCGCGATCGCCATCACCGCGGTCTGCGGGCTGCTGGCCGCAGCGATCGGCTGGGTCGACGCGTCCTCGCTCACCCGCCCGCGCCCCCTCACCGGGTTCATCTGGAAGCCCGACCACTGGTCGGTGACCGTGGCCCTGCTGGCCGGCGTGGCGGGGACGCTGTCACTCACCGCGGGGCGCACGAACGCCCTGGTCGGCGTGTTCATCTCCGTCACCACGGTGCCTGCCGCGGGCAACCTCGCGCTCGCCCTGGCGCTGTGGGTGCCGGCGGAGATGGCCGGTGCCTCGGCGCAGCTCGCCGTCAACCTCGCTGGCATGGTGCTTGCCGGCGCGGTCACGCTGCTGGTGCAGCGGGTGCTGTGGCGCCGGGCCGGACTGCGGATCCACGTGGCCGGCCGGGGTCAGGTCACTCGCCGCTGA